In the genome of Hymenobacter taeanensis, one region contains:
- a CDS encoding glycoside hydrolase family 30 protein, protein MRLLSFQLPQSAAAVLLLGLVASCGGNSSPDPTPTPPPPVVPPVTTGPSQVATWTTTSDRSTLFYKSTLPLNFQAPVGQNPTITVDTTQTYQTVDGFGYTLTGGSAQLINQMSATDRAALLKELFATDENNIGTSYLRISIGASDLDANVFTYDETSTPDPTLAQFSLAPDKVNLIPVLKQILAINPTIKILGSPWTAPTWMKTNNSFVGGSLKPEYYAAYAQYFVKYLQGMQAEGIRVDAVTLQNEPLNPYNNPSMTMSAQEQATFIRDHVGPAFKAAGLTTKIILYDHNLDRADYPVTVLQDAQARQYVDGSAFHLYAGSISAMTNVHNAYPDKGVYFTEQWTEGPGNFAGDFNWHVNNLIIGATRNWSRNVLEWNLASDPSYGPHTPGGCTKCMGAITISGNTVTRNTAYYTVAHAAKFVRPGSVRIDTNVPGGLQNVAFKNPEGKKVLIVLNTGGAQTFDIKYRGKVATTQLASGAVGTYIW, encoded by the coding sequence CCCCCGTGGTGCCGCCGGTAACCACAGGCCCGTCGCAGGTGGCTACCTGGACTACTACCTCTGACCGGAGTACCCTGTTCTATAAGAGCACCCTGCCCCTGAACTTCCAGGCCCCCGTAGGGCAGAACCCCACCATCACGGTAGACACCACGCAAACCTACCAGACCGTTGATGGCTTTGGCTACACCCTCACCGGGGGCAGCGCCCAGCTGATTAATCAGATGAGCGCCACCGACCGGGCGGCGCTCCTAAAAGAGCTGTTTGCCACGGATGAGAACAACATCGGGACCAGCTATTTGCGCATCAGCATCGGGGCTTCAGATCTGGATGCCAACGTGTTCACCTACGACGAAACCAGCACGCCTGACCCTACGCTGGCCCAGTTCAGCCTGGCCCCCGATAAGGTGAACCTGATTCCGGTGTTGAAGCAGATTCTGGCCATCAATCCCACTATCAAAATCCTAGGCTCACCCTGGACGGCGCCCACCTGGATGAAGACCAACAACAGCTTTGTGGGCGGCTCGTTGAAGCCGGAATACTACGCTGCCTATGCGCAGTACTTTGTAAAGTATCTGCAGGGTATGCAGGCCGAAGGCATTCGGGTTGACGCCGTAACGTTGCAGAACGAGCCGCTGAACCCCTATAACAACCCCAGCATGACCATGTCGGCCCAGGAGCAGGCCACGTTCATTCGGGACCATGTAGGGCCGGCGTTTAAGGCGGCCGGCCTCACCACCAAAATCATCCTCTACGACCACAACCTCGACCGCGCCGATTACCCGGTAACGGTACTGCAGGATGCTCAGGCGCGGCAGTACGTAGATGGCTCGGCTTTCCACCTCTACGCTGGCAGCATCTCGGCCATGACCAACGTGCACAACGCCTACCCCGATAAGGGCGTGTACTTCACGGAGCAGTGGACTGAGGGGCCAGGCAATTTTGCCGGCGACTTCAACTGGCACGTGAATAACCTCATTATTGGTGCTACCCGCAACTGGAGTCGCAACGTGCTGGAGTGGAACCTGGCCTCTGACCCCAGCTACGGGCCCCACACGCCGGGCGGCTGCACCAAGTGCATGGGCGCCATTACCATCAGCGGCAACACCGTAACCCGCAACACAGCCTACTACACGGTGGCACACGCGGCCAAATTTGTGCGCCCAGGCTCCGTGCGCATTGACACCAACGTGCCGGGTGGCCTACAAAACGTGGCATTTAAAAATCCTGAGGGCAAGAAAGTCCTCATTGTACTCAACACGGGCGGTGCCCAAACCTTCGACATCAAGTACCGGGGCAAGGTAGCCACGACTCAGCTAGCTAGCGGAGCCGTGGGAACCTACATCTGGTAG